GCCTACATACGGGGCCTGGGAGTGGAGGTGATGGCGGCCTCGGACAACGTGCTGCGCTGCGGGCTGACTTCGAAGCACGTGGACACCCAGGAGCTCCTTCGCGTGATCACCTTCCGGGCGGCTCCCGTTCGCGTACTGCACCCCACAGCCACGGATACGAACAATGGCGAGGCGATGTTCGCCACCCCCGTGGATGACTTCCGGCTGTCCGTGGTCCGGCCCGATCCGCATCGGGGAGCCGTGACGCTCGACTCTCTCGCCCCGCAGATACTCCTCTGCGCGGCCGGCACGGTCACCGTCACCGGCCCGGAGGGCGAGATCGCGCTGCCCGTCGGCAGTTCGGTGTACGCACCCGCCGGCGAGCCGGTGACAGTGGCCGGGAAGGGAGCCGTCTACCGCGCCACCGTGGACGTGAGCTTCCCGTGACAAGCCGTCAAGCCGGCTGACCACATGGGGCAACCGCTTCTTCAACGGCCCCACCGCGTGAAGGAGACCGGCACGAGGCCGGCGTGTACAAGAGCGGTGCCTGCCAGGTGCCCTACAGGCTCAGCAACGGGGGAAACGGTCAGGAGGGTTCAACGGTCCGGGCAGCGAACACGTTCTGGATCGGGAGCATCCCCGCGGCGGCTCGGTGAACTTCGGCCTCAACAGCTCCTCCACCTGGGCAGACAGTGCGCCCGGCACCTTCGCCCTCAACGACGTTCCCTGCACCACGGGCTGACCCTCCGCGCCGGCAACAAGCACCGGGAACCCTCTACCTGCGAAAACGGGGCCGGCTCTTCCCGCGCCACCAAGAACTGCGGCTTCCCCGCCCGGACAGGGCGGGGAAGCCGCAATTGCCTATCGGATGCCGTCCTCAGTTCCGGGCGGGTGCCTGTGCGGTGGAACCGCGCGGAGTGAGGGACGGGGTCGGCACCTGTACGGAACCGGTGTGCTCACCCTCTATGACGGCGAACAGGGTGCGGGCCACCTGCGCCCCGAAGTTGTGCACGTCGTGGCTCATGGCCGACAGCGTGGGATGCGTGATCCGGCACAGCTGCGAGTCGTCCCAGGCGAGCAGCGACACATCATCGGGGACCACGAACCCCATCTCCGCGGCGACCCCCGCACCCGCCACAGCCATGATGTCGTTGTCGTACACGATGGCCGTGGGACGGTCGGCCGACATCAACAGGGACCGGGTCGCCCTGGCCCCCTCGCTTCCGTCGAAGCCCGTCGCGATCTGCCGGCCTTCCTCAAGACCCAGCTCCCGCATCGTGGCCGCGAAGGCCGTGGCCCGGATACCGCTGTGCCCGAGCCCGACCGGACCGCCGACGCGGGCGATGCGCCGGTGTCCGAGCGCCGCCAGATAGCGGACGGCCTCGGCCGCCGCCGTGGCGTCGTCCGTCCACACTGCGGGAAACGAGCCGGTGAGCGACGGATGCCCGACGGCCACCGCCGGCAGCCCGATGGACTCCAGCGACGGAACCCTCGGATCGTTCTCGTGGAAGTCGACCAGGATGGCACCGGCGATCGCCTGACTCCGCCACCAGGACCTGTACAGCTCGGTCTCCTCGTCGAGATCCCGCACCAGCCTCAGCAGCAGCGAGTACGACCGCTCGGCCAGCACACTCTCGATGCCGGAGATGAAGTCCATGTAGAACGGCTCGAGGCCGAGCAGCCGGGCGGGGCGGCACAGGGCCAGGCCGATGATGTCGACCTTCTGACTGGACAGGCTGCGTGCGGTGAGGTTCGGCGACCAGCCCAGCTCCTTCGCCGCCTCGAAGATGCGTTCACGCGTGATCTCCGAGACACCCCGCTTGTTGTTGAACGCCAGGGAGACAGCCCCCTTGGAGACTCCGGCGCGGGCTGCGACGTCCTTGATGGTGATGCGTGCCGGACCGCTCACTTCGTATCCGCGCAGAACAAGGCAGCTCGCGCGTCATCCACGGTCACATCGACGCAGCCATCGACCCGGATCCGGACCTGCTCGCCCGGCAGCAAGGTGGTGAGACCGCGGTCGGCGGTGGCGTGGGGGCTCAGCCGGTCGGGCTGAAGCAGAAGGTCCCTTACGAGGGTGTGCGCATTGACCACGACGTCGACCATACCGCCGCTGCCCGGAACGGGTTCCACCTCGATACCGAAGGCCGGCTGCACGTAGGCGAACTCCTTGTCGGGGACCGGGAAGTAGGTGGCACGCACACCGTCCGCGTCGGCGACGAGGAACTCCTTGGCACTGAGCTCCTCCTGGAACAGCTCGGGGAGAACCGGGAGCCGCGCGACCGAACGCGCGGCCACGGTCACCTCGTGAGTGCTGTGGCCGACCGTCGCACCATCGGCCTCGAAACGGCGCAGTGTCACCACGGTGCGCCATTCCGTGGCGGCCTGGTTGACGACGGCGAGGACCAGGCCGTCGTCACTGGGCTGCAGGGTGAGCAGCCGGTCCGCGTAGACGCGGCGCAGTTCGTGGTGGAGCGGCTTGAGACGGCCGTCCCCGTCGACCGCGGCCCAGGAGGTTACCGGCCAGCAGTCGTTGAGCTGCCAGACGACGGTGCCGGCACACGTCGGCCAGTGCGAGCGCCAGTGCTCGATGCCCGCGGCGACGGCGCGGGCCTGGACGACCTGGGTCAGATAGTGCCACCGGTCGAAGTCGCCCTCGGGCGGGGCGAAGTGGCGGGCGATTCCACGGTTGAGTTTGCCGTTGCCGTCCTCCGCCTTCTGATGGTGCAGCATGCCCGGGGAGTCCGGGGCCAACTTCTCCCCGGGAAGCGCGCGTCGGAGCGTGGCCATCGCTGGAGGGGCCTGCCAGCCGAACTCGGCAACGAAGCGAGGGACGTTCGCGCGGTACTCGGCGTAGTCCTGGCGGTTCCACACCTCCCAGGAGTGGTAGGTGCCGTGGTCGGGGTCGTTGGGGTGGTTGTCCCATGATCCGGACCACGGGCTCCCCGCGGCGTAATGCCGCGTGGGGTCGAGTTCGGCGATCAGACGGGGCAGCAGGCCGAGGTAGTAGCCCTCGCCCCAGGAGTCTCCGGCGAGTCCGGGCTCCCAGTCCCAGTCGCGGAATCCCCAGAGGTTCTCGTTGTTGCCGTTCCAGAGGACCAGGCTGGCGTGGGGCATGAGTCGGACAACGTTGTCGCGCGCCTCGGCCTCAACCTCTCCCCGCAGCGGCTGCTCCTCCGGGTAGGCCGCGCAGGCGAAGAGGAAGTCCTGCCAGACCATCAGCCCGAGTTCGTCGCAGGCGTCGTAGAAGGCCTCGTCTTCGTAGATGCCGCCGCCCCAGATGCGCACCAGGTCGACGTTGGCGTCCGCGGCCTGGCCGAGCCGGGTGCGGTAGCGCTCGGGGGTGACGCGTGAGGGGAACACGTCGTCGGGGATCCAGTTGACGCCGCGGGCGAACACGCGCTCGCCATTGACGACGAGGGTGAAGCCCGAGCCCTTCGCGTCGGCACTGCGGTCCAGCTCAACGGTGCGGAATCCGATGCGCCGGTGCCAGGTGTCCAGTTCGCCCTCGTCGTCGAGGAGGGTGACGTCGAGGTCGTAGAGGGGCTGGTCACCGTAGCCGCGCGGCCACCAGAGCCGGGGCCGGTCAACGGTCAGGCGCAGCACGGCTTCGTCGCCGCCGAATCGGGTTTCGACCGTTTCGCCGGCCACCGTGGCCCGCACCAGCAGGCTCGTGCCCGCTCCTGCGGCCGTGCGCTCGACCTGTATTGCGACCTCGACGCTTCCCGTGGCTTCGTCGACGGTGACGAGCGGGCGGACGGACGCGAGGCGCGCGGTCGACCACTGCTCCAGCCGTACGGGGCGCCAGATGCCGGCGGTGACGAGTGTCGGCCCCCAGTCCCAGCCGAAGCTGCTGGCCATCTTGCGGATGTACTGGAACGGCTCGGGGTACACGTTGGGCCGGTCTCCGGTGACGGCACGTACCGCCTCGGCCTCCGCGTAGGCGGAGGCGAAGTTCACCTCCAAACGGCCGGTCAGGCCCGTGACGTCGAACCGGTAGGTGCGGTGCATGTTCCGGGTCGCCCCGACCTCCCGGCCGCCGAAAGTGATCCGGGCGGCGGTGTCCAGGCCCTCGAAGACGAGGTCGGTGCGCTCGTGCCGACTGTCGTGGGAGACATCGGTGGCGTAGGTCCACGAGCGTTGGCCGACCCAGGCGACCTCGGTCTCGTTGAGTTCGAGGAAGGGGTCCGGAATGACCCCGGCGGCAAGCAGGTCGGTGTGGACGCAGCCGGGAACCTGAGCCGGAAGCTGCTCCTCGCCGTGACGCAGGGTCCAGCCCTCGGTGAGCGGGGTGACGTCCTTCATGTGCGGCTCCAATCGCCCAGTACGCACGCTGGCAGATGTATGACGCCGCACAACTTAGCCCGTCAAGTGATCACTGTCCATAAACCGGTCTAGTGACGCCGACGTAACGCATCAGGCGCTTTGAGCGCGCATGACCTGCACCGAAACGCCGATCGGTAACGATTGGGCATCGCCATGGAAATGAACACTTTACCGGTTCACCTCCTCCCTGCCATAGTGCCAACATCCCCCCGCAGACCTTGAGCCGCCATCTTGAAGGAGTTGGGCACATGGGAAAGACCAAGACCCTCGTCGGTGCGTTGCTGGCCGTTGCGACGCTGACCGTGACGGGCTGCAGCGGCGGAGGTGCGGCGTCGACCGAAGAGGCTGCGGCCCCCACCGACCCGAGCAGGACAACCGGCACCATCAAGGTCCTGACCCAGCGAACGGACCTGGTCCAGAGCGGGGCCCTGGACGCCTACGCCGCGGAGTTCAACAAGGTCTACCCCAAGGTCAAGGTGAAGTTCGAAGGCCTGACCGACTACGAGGGTGAAGTCAAGATCCGGATGAACACGGAGGACTACGGCGACGTCCTCATGATCCCGGCCGCGGTCTCCAAGAACGACTACCCCAAGTTCTTCGCCCCGCTGGGTCCGTCGATCGAGATGTCGGACAAGTACCGCTTCAGTGACAAGACGACCGTGGGAAGCAAGGTCTACGGCATCGCGCAGTTCGGCACCGCCAACGGCTTCGTCTACAACAAGGCGCTGTGGAAGAAGGCCGGCATCACCGCCTGGCCGAACTCGCCCGAGGAGTTCCTCGCGGGACTGAAGGCGATCAAGGCAAAGACCGGCGCAACCCCCTACTACACCAACTTCAAGGACGGCTGGCCGCTGGTCCAGTGGAGCGCCAACATCGGCTCGGCTACGTGCAGCGAAGAAGCCAACAACAAGCTCGCCGGTCCGGTCTCGCCATGGAAGCCGGGCAGTGAGCTCGGAGTGATCGACACCCTGCTGTACGACATCGTCAAGGACGGCCTCTCCGAGAAGGACCCCAGCACCACCAACTGGGAGGCCTCCAAAAGCATGCTCGCCAAGGGCGAGATCGGCTCCATGATGGTCGGCTCATGGTCGATCACGCAGATGAAGGACGCCGCCAAGAAGGCCGGGAAGAACCCCGACGACATCAGCTTCATGCCCGTCCCCGTCCAGCGGGAGAACGGACAGTGCGCCACTCTGGTCTCGGACTACCAGCAGGCCGTCAACGCCCACTCCGAGCACAAGGAAGCAGCCCGGGCCTGGATCGACTGGTTCACCGAGAAGTCCGGCTACTCCACCAAGGAGGGAGCCGTCCCCACCCTGAAGTCGGCTCCCATGCCCGCGACCCTGAAGGACTTCGTTGACAACGATGTCACCTTCGTGGAGCGCTCGGAGAGCAAGACGGGCGCGGTGAACGACATCGACAACGCCGCCGAGATCGGGCTGAACAAGCCCGACTACCGCCAGAAGCTGATCGACATCGCCCGCGGAGCCCAGAAGGGCAGCCTCGAAGACTACTTCACCGAGCTCAACAAGAAGTGGGACGAGGCAGCGAAGACCGCCGGTTCCTGAACCGGTGAGGGTGCCCCGGTCGCACGACGCCGGCCGGGGCCCCGCCCTCCCGCGCACACGGGATGACGAAGCGGACGACGAAAGGCCCGATATGACCGAGACGACCGAGGTCGCGAGCGTGAAGACGCACCGTGCAGCGCCCTCCCGTCGCAGGACCGCAAAGAGCGGCGGCAGCCCGCAAGGACCCAGGACGTGGGGGCAACTGCTCCGCCGAGCGACCCCTTGGCTGTTCCTCGCGGCGCCACTGGTGCTGCTGATCACGTTCACCTACGTACCTGTAGGGAACATGATCTATTACAGCTTCACGGACTGGGACGGGATCAGCCCGGACCGGAATTTCACCGGAGCGGACAACTACGTCCAGATCTTCACCCGGCCCGAGCTCTTCCGGGTGTTCTTCGTCAGCTTCTACTACCTCGCAGCGTCCGTGGCCCAGATCGCCATCGCGCTGTATTTCGCCACGGTGCTCAGTTTCGATCTGCGGTTCCGCAACCTGTTCAAGGGCCTGCTCTTCTTCCCCTACCTCATCAACGGCGTGGCCATCGGATTCGTCTTCCTGTACTTCTTCCAGGACGGCGGCACCCTGGACT
This genomic interval from Streptomyces sp. NBC_00464 contains the following:
- a CDS encoding LacI family DNA-binding transcriptional regulator → MSGPARITIKDVAARAGVSKGAVSLAFNNKRGVSEITRERIFEAAKELGWSPNLTARSLSSQKVDIIGLALCRPARLLGLEPFYMDFISGIESVLAERSYSLLLRLVRDLDEETELYRSWWRSQAIAGAILVDFHENDPRVPSLESIGLPAVAVGHPSLTGSFPAVWTDDATAAAEAVRYLAALGHRRIARVGGPVGLGHSGIRATAFAATMRELGLEEGRQIATGFDGSEGARATRSLLMSADRPTAIVYDNDIMAVAGAGVAAEMGFVVPDDVSLLAWDDSQLCRITHPTLSAMSHDVHNFGAQVARTLFAVIEGEHTGSVQVPTPSLTPRGSTAQAPARN
- a CDS encoding glycoside hydrolase family 2 protein; its protein translation is MKDVTPLTEGWTLRHGEEQLPAQVPGCVHTDLLAAGVIPDPFLELNETEVAWVGQRSWTYATDVSHDSRHERTDLVFEGLDTAARITFGGREVGATRNMHRTYRFDVTGLTGRLEVNFASAYAEAEAVRAVTGDRPNVYPEPFQYIRKMASSFGWDWGPTLVTAGIWRPVRLEQWSTARLASVRPLVTVDEATGSVEVAIQVERTAAGAGTSLLVRATVAGETVETRFGGDEAVLRLTVDRPRLWWPRGYGDQPLYDLDVTLLDDEGELDTWHRRIGFRTVELDRSADAKGSGFTLVVNGERVFARGVNWIPDDVFPSRVTPERYRTRLGQAADANVDLVRIWGGGIYEDEAFYDACDELGLMVWQDFLFACAAYPEEQPLRGEVEAEARDNVVRLMPHASLVLWNGNNENLWGFRDWDWEPGLAGDSWGEGYYLGLLPRLIAELDPTRHYAAGSPWSGSWDNHPNDPDHGTYHSWEVWNRQDYAEYRANVPRFVAEFGWQAPPAMATLRRALPGEKLAPDSPGMLHHQKAEDGNGKLNRGIARHFAPPEGDFDRWHYLTQVVQARAVAAGIEHWRSHWPTCAGTVVWQLNDCWPVTSWAAVDGDGRLKPLHHELRRVYADRLLTLQPSDDGLVLAVVNQAATEWRTVVTLRRFEADGATVGHSTHEVTVAARSVARLPVLPELFQEELSAKEFLVADADGVRATYFPVPDKEFAYVQPAFGIEVEPVPGSGGMVDVVVNAHTLVRDLLLQPDRLSPHATADRGLTTLLPGEQVRIRVDGCVDVTVDDARAALFCADTK
- a CDS encoding ABC transporter substrate-binding protein — encoded protein: MGKTKTLVGALLAVATLTVTGCSGGGAASTEEAAAPTDPSRTTGTIKVLTQRTDLVQSGALDAYAAEFNKVYPKVKVKFEGLTDYEGEVKIRMNTEDYGDVLMIPAAVSKNDYPKFFAPLGPSIEMSDKYRFSDKTTVGSKVYGIAQFGTANGFVYNKALWKKAGITAWPNSPEEFLAGLKAIKAKTGATPYYTNFKDGWPLVQWSANIGSATCSEEANNKLAGPVSPWKPGSELGVIDTLLYDIVKDGLSEKDPSTTNWEASKSMLAKGEIGSMMVGSWSITQMKDAAKKAGKNPDDISFMPVPVQRENGQCATLVSDYQQAVNAHSEHKEAARAWIDWFTEKSGYSTKEGAVPTLKSAPMPATLKDFVDNDVTFVERSESKTGAVNDIDNAAEIGLNKPDYRQKLIDIARGAQKGSLEDYFTELNKKWDEAAKTAGS
- a CDS encoding carbohydrate ABC transporter permease — encoded protein: MTETTEVASVKTHRAAPSRRRTAKSGGSPQGPRTWGQLLRRATPWLFLAAPLVLLITFTYVPVGNMIYYSFTDWDGISPDRNFTGADNYVQIFTRPELFRVFFVSFYYLAASVAQIAIALYFATVLSFDLRFRNLFKGLLFFPYLINGVAIGFVFLYFFQDGGTLDSVLSWFGADTDHAWLGDPESANTSLAGVSVWRFTGLNFVLFLGAIQSIPGELYEAAQLDGATRWQQFRHIIAPSIRPVLSLSVILAISGSLAVFEIPWIMTGGATGTSTFVIQTVKLAFQFNKTGLASAAAVVLLLIILLITWIQRRLVPDEKVDLV